The following are encoded together in the Nymphaea colorata isolate Beijing-Zhang1983 chromosome 14, ASM883128v2, whole genome shotgun sequence genome:
- the LOC116267727 gene encoding transcription factor JUNGBRUNNEN 1 encodes MDLQKLNTGDTTEDDFPLPGFRFHPTDEELVGFYLRRKVEKKPTSIELIKQIDIYKYDPWDLPKISTVGEKEWYFFCMRGRKYRNSIRPNRVTGSGFWKATGIDRPIYSAAAATGGANHECLGLKKSLVYYVGSAGKGTKTDWMMHEFRLPTGAGQSATTPRSINNTDKSLQEAETWTICRIFKRTVTYKRYGEEARRSSFAGSPHTDSSSIADQTDTTDHSSGHGLSDTVDNVEKKPALTCNQIEAGRRQYLSGQAVSLTALNRSDHQGMASAESMRDLTWDDIRPILDLSDPAWVSNVCKYSCM; translated from the exons atggaTTTACAGAAGCTCAACACCGGGGATACTACAGAGGACGACTTCCCCCTTCCCGGATTCCGGTTCCACCCGACCGACGAAGAGCTGGTCGGCTTCTATCTTCGCCGGAAGGTCGAGAAGAAACCGACCTCGATTGAGCTCATCAAACAAATCGACATCTATAAGTATGATCCGTGGGATCTTCCCA AGATAAGCACAGTGGGGGAGAAAGAATGGTACTTCTTCTGCATGAGGGGAAGGAAGTACAGGAACAGCATCAGGCCGAACAGAGTGACGGGCTCCGGTTTCTGGAAGGCCACGGGGATAGACAGGCCCATTTATTCCGCCGCGGCGGCGACGGGAGGAGCCAACCACGAGTGCCTCGGCCTCAAGAAATCCCTCGTCTACTACGTTGGCAGCGCCGGAAAAGGCACCAAGACCGACTGGATGATGCACGAATTCCGCCTCCCCACCGGCGCTGGGCAGTCCGCCACCACCCCTCGCTCCATTAATAATACGGACAAGAGCTTGCAAGAAGCG gAAACTTGGACCATTTGCAGAATATTCAAGAGGACAGTGACTTACAAGAGGTATGGCGAAGAAGCGAGGCGGTCCTCCTTCGCGGGCAGCCCCCACACAGACAGCAGCTCCATTGCCGATCAAACAGATACCACTGATCATTCTAGCGGCCATGGACTAAGCGACACTGTAGATAATGTTGAAAAGAAGCCTGCACTGACTTGTAACCAAATCGAAGCTGGGAGAAGGCAGTACCTTTCAGGCCAAGCAGTTTCACTAACAGCGTTGAACAGAAGCGATCACCAAGGGATGGCATCGGCAGAATCCATGAGAGATTTAACGTGGGATGATATCAGGCCGATCCTTGATCTATCGGACCCTGCATGGGTTTCGAACGTCTGCAAGTACTCGTGCATGTAG